Below is a window of Sporosarcina ureae DNA.
CCATGCTGCTGTTTTTTCATTTTTCTCCGCACTCCCCATGACAATCGCCATCGGTGCACCTAGCGCAATATTAAACGATACATAATTAATTGCAGATATAAACCAGTTAGGCAATGTTGTGGGCAAGGCTTTTGCAATAGGGTCAAGAACAGCGAACGTTGTATCCATCGTGACGATACTATAAACAGATACAGCGACTACCGCAATAATTAAAAACGGCGTGACACTGCCGATTATCGCAACTACCTTATCTACGTTTAATAATACCGTCAAGAACACTAATACTATCATTAGTAAACTACCTACATACGTCGGCAAGCCGAATTGCTGGTGTAAATTGGCGCCTGCACCTGCAAGCATCACCACTCCAACGCCAAATAGCGTGAAGATAATAATGCCATCCACGATGACGCCTAGATAACGTCCGCTGATTTTGTAGATTACGTCTTTATGCGATGGTGTCTGCATTCTACTTCCAAGACGCGTTAATGTCATTCCTAAATACGCGAACAGGGCCGTACAAATTACTGCGCCAATCATGCCTAAATAGCCGAAGCTCGTAAAATACGTCATGATTTCATTGCCAGAAGCAAATCCTGCTCCTACAACGATTCCAATAAAAGCACTGCCCATTTTTAATAATTTCTTCATGATTTCCCCTATTCTTCTCTGTAGCTAGATACATCTAAAATGTTCGTTAGCCTATTTTCTATATTTCGAGACGAACGGATTGTCTTTTTCGTAAAAACGCCAAGGATAATGTACAGCTTCTCCTGTATTCCCAATCCCTACTCGTGGCCCGGCTTCTATCTCGCCTTGAGGTAAGCCCTCTGCGATATAGAGAGGCTTTTGCGTCCAATGATGCCCATAGTATGACATCGTCACTCCAAGCGCCTTGGAAAGCTTGCCTGGCCCATTCGTAAGATCCGTCACTTTCTTAATGTGTATGCCGCGCCTTGCCTGCATATGACTTACTCCCTCTATCGGCTCACCCGCACGTAATAAGACCGCATGAGGTGTACCTTCTTGTGCGCTCACGACATTCATCAGTACATGGGTG
It encodes the following:
- a CDS encoding DNA-3-methyladenine glycosylase → MYEPIDPSFFDAPVLELARNLVGQYIVHEQPEGLSVVRIVETEAYHGAEDRAAHSYGNRRTKRTEVMFGEPGSVYTYQMHTHVLMNVVSAQEGTPHAVLLRAGEPIEGVSHMQARRGIHIKKVTDLTNGPGKLSKALGVTMSYYGHHWTQKPLYIAEGLPQGEIEAGPRVGIGNTGEAVHYPWRFYEKDNPFVSKYRK